The segment GCCAGCGAAGGCGTGCATACATCATTTCAACATGGGACTCTCTTGGCCTGTTTGCGTATCAGAAGACGGAAGATGGCCCTGTCCTTTGTTTAACCATCGCCTTTTCAGAGCTTAGTTACGCGTTCGCGCCGAAAACGCCGTTCCGAGGCACTTTTCGCTATTTCGACAAGGAAATCAACGCACGTTCAACACGTCAAGAATTGGACGCTGCTGGATTGAATCAGGACGATACGCTCACGACATGCCATATCGGGTATTGGCCAGGCGGCGAAGTCGTCGCTGAGTATATCGAGTCCCTAAGAGAGCTTACTATTAACCCCGACGACGATCCGGAAGACGGATAACCAAGCGATGAACGCGGAGTGGCCGGCAGCGCGTTTAGAGATGGAAGATCAACCGCGGCCACCCGGTTATCGCAGGCGTTATCCGATGGAATGATTTGAACGCACGCTTCTCAATTCGTACGCTTTTGCTGCTCGCCGCGTTCTCGGCGGCGGTATTCTGTGCGTGGAACTGGTATAGTCTCCAAGACACAAATCGATCTGTTGATCGTTTCTACTGGAATGAGAGGTCAAACGGGATTGCGGCTCAGCGATGGGAACATGGTTGGCGATACGCTGGCGAGATACTCGGTTTGGGAAGTTGCGTTGTGCTTCATCATCAACGCCCGCAACACACGAAATATGGACAACATGGAGGGTATGAAGTTGTTATCCAACTTCCGAAAGATGTGGCCGTGGGTGATAAAATCACGCTTTCACCGGTACCGCCAGATCGACAAGGCGAGTCTCATCCGCACGACATGCGATACACACTTATGTTGCCGGGGGAATTCACCGCCTATACATTCGGTGATCACATCGGATCGCTCGTGGCGAATTCTGAAATCCATTCATCGACTGTCAATATCAAAGCGATGACCGCCGATCGTGTGGTGCTACACGCGGACATCGACGTCACAAT is part of the Rhodopirellula halodulae genome and harbors:
- a CDS encoding DUF7738 domain-containing protein, with amino-acid sequence MKTLVKVGFAALAFTACTSGDGLMAQSPSAAEKQTVKKLSLSFRDGAFVVEGKAYKFPLSMKVLVSKFGEPDRQRRRAYIISTWDSLGLFAYQKTEDGPVLCLTIAFSELSYAFAPKTPFRGTFRYFDKEINARSTRQELDAAGLNQDDTLTTCHIGYWPGGEVVAEYIESLRELTINPDDDPEDG